In Nomascus leucogenys isolate Asia chromosome 8, Asia_NLE_v1, whole genome shotgun sequence, a single genomic region encodes these proteins:
- the REEP4 gene encoding receptor expression-enhancing protein 4 isoform X1, giving the protein MVSWMICRLVVLVFGMLCPAYASYKAVKTKNIREYVRWMMYWIVFALFMAAEIVTDIFISWFPFYYEIKMAFVLWLLSPYTKGASLLYRKFVHPSLSRHEKEIDAYIVQAKERSYETVLSFGKRGLNIAASAAVQAATKSQGALAGRLRSFSMQDLRSIPDTPAPAYQDPLYLEDQVPYRRPPIGYQAGGLQDSDTEDECWSDTEAVPQAPARPREKPLIRSQSLRVVKRKPPVREGTSRSLKVRTRKKTVPSDMDS; this is encoded by the exons ATGGTGTCCTGGATGATCTGTCGCCTGGTGGT GCTGGTGTTTGGGATGCTGTGTCCAGCTTATGCTTCCTATAAGGCTGTGAAGACCAAGAACATTCGTGAATAT GTGCGGTGGATGATGTACTGGATTGTTTTTGCACTCTTCATGGCAGCAGAGATCGTTACAGACATTTTTATCTCCTG GTTCCCTTTCTACTATGAGATCAAGATGGCTTTCGTGCTGTGGCTGCTCTCACCCTACACCAAGGGTGCCAGCCTGCTTTACCGCAAGTTTGTCCACCCGTCCCTGTCCCGCCATGAGAAG GAGATCGACGCGTATATCGTGCAGGCCAAGGAGCGCAGCTACGAGACCGTGCTCAGCTTCGGGAAGCGGGGCCTCAACATTGCCGCCTCCGCTGCTGTGCAGGCTGCCACCAAG AGTCAGGGGGCGCTGGCTGGCAGGCTGCGGAGCTTCTCCATGCAGGACCTGCGCTCCATCCCTGACACGCCTGCCCCTGCCTACCAGGACCCCCTCTACCTAGAGGACCAGGTGCCCTACCGGAGGCCACCCATTG GGTACCAGGCCGGGGGCCTGCAGGACAGCGACACCGAGGATGAGTGTTGGTCGGATACTGAGGCAGTCCCCCAGGCGCCAGCCCGGCCCCGAGAGAAGCCCCTAATCCGCAGCCAGAGCCTGCGTGTGGTCAAGAGGAAGCCACCGGTGCGGGAG GGCACCTCCCGCTCCCTGAAGGTTCGGACGAGGAAAAAGACTGTGCCCTCAGACATGGACAGCTAG
- the REEP4 gene encoding receptor expression-enhancing protein 4 isoform X3, whose protein sequence is MVSWMICRLVVLVFGMLCPAYASYKAVKTKNIREYVRWMMYWIVFALFMAAEIVTDIFISWFPFYYEIKMAFVLWLLSPYTKGASLLYRKFVHPSLSRHEKEIDAYIVQAKERSYETVLSFGKRGLNIAASAAVQAATKSQGALAGRLRSFSMQDLRSIPDTPAPAYQDPLYLEDQVPYRRPPIGHLPLPEGSDEEKDCALRHGQLGSAASGPFLPRALQGSRAIWRDLGLHIWPACTSCLGPALLTLLMVKGREQMLPRPHERMHAQCTKAGWAQGSIYCLALPSPFPGCGTRALPVPLQMKPNVHLGVFIPSRPSKYLIAFHKAWHVCPGCVCVCW, encoded by the exons ATGGTGTCCTGGATGATCTGTCGCCTGGTGGT GCTGGTGTTTGGGATGCTGTGTCCAGCTTATGCTTCCTATAAGGCTGTGAAGACCAAGAACATTCGTGAATAT GTGCGGTGGATGATGTACTGGATTGTTTTTGCACTCTTCATGGCAGCAGAGATCGTTACAGACATTTTTATCTCCTG GTTCCCTTTCTACTATGAGATCAAGATGGCTTTCGTGCTGTGGCTGCTCTCACCCTACACCAAGGGTGCCAGCCTGCTTTACCGCAAGTTTGTCCACCCGTCCCTGTCCCGCCATGAGAAG GAGATCGACGCGTATATCGTGCAGGCCAAGGAGCGCAGCTACGAGACCGTGCTCAGCTTCGGGAAGCGGGGCCTCAACATTGCCGCCTCCGCTGCTGTGCAGGCTGCCACCAAG AGTCAGGGGGCGCTGGCTGGCAGGCTGCGGAGCTTCTCCATGCAGGACCTGCGCTCCATCCCTGACACGCCTGCCCCTGCCTACCAGGACCCCCTCTACCTAGAGGACCAGGTGCCCTACCGGAGGCCACCCATTG GGCACCTCCCGCTCCCTGAAGGTTCGGACGAGGAAAAAGACTGTGCCCTCAGACATGGACAGCTAGGGTCTGCTGCATCTGGCCCCTTCTTACCTCGTGCCCTGCAGGGCTCCAGGGCTATTTGGAGGGACCTTGGGCTGCACATCTGGCCTGCTTGCACCAGCTGCCTGGGCCCCGCCCTCCTGACTCTGCTAATGGTTAAGGGCCGGGAGCAGATGCTGCCAAGGCCACATGAAAGGATGCACGCACAATGTACCAAAGCAGGCTGGGCCCAGGGGTCTATTTATTGCCTTGCTCTGCCCTCTCCCTTCCCCGGTTGTGGGACAAGAGCCCTCCCTGTACCCCTGCAAATGAAACCAAACGTCCACCTGGGTGTGTTCATTCCTTCCCGTCCTTCGAAGTACTTGATAGCCTTTCATAAGGCCTGGCACGTGTGtcctggttgtgtgtgtgtatgttggtgA
- the REEP4 gene encoding receptor expression-enhancing protein 4 isoform X4 encodes MVSWMICRLVVLVFGMLCPAYASYKAVKTKNIREYVRWMMYWIVFALFMAAEIVTDIFISWFPFYYEIKMAFVLWLLSPYTKGASLLYRKFVHPSLSRHEKEIDAYIVQAKERSYETVLSFGKRGLNIAASAAVQAATKGTRPGACRTATPRMSVGRILRQSPRRQPGPERSP; translated from the exons ATGGTGTCCTGGATGATCTGTCGCCTGGTGGT GCTGGTGTTTGGGATGCTGTGTCCAGCTTATGCTTCCTATAAGGCTGTGAAGACCAAGAACATTCGTGAATAT GTGCGGTGGATGATGTACTGGATTGTTTTTGCACTCTTCATGGCAGCAGAGATCGTTACAGACATTTTTATCTCCTG GTTCCCTTTCTACTATGAGATCAAGATGGCTTTCGTGCTGTGGCTGCTCTCACCCTACACCAAGGGTGCCAGCCTGCTTTACCGCAAGTTTGTCCACCCGTCCCTGTCCCGCCATGAGAAG GAGATCGACGCGTATATCGTGCAGGCCAAGGAGCGCAGCTACGAGACCGTGCTCAGCTTCGGGAAGCGGGGCCTCAACATTGCCGCCTCCGCTGCTGTGCAGGCTGCCACCAAG GGTACCAGGCCGGGGGCCTGCAGGACAGCGACACCGAGGATGAGTGTTGGTCGGATACTGAGGCAGTCCCCCAGGCGCCAGCCCGGCCCCGAGAGAAGCCCCTAA
- the REEP4 gene encoding receptor expression-enhancing protein 4 isoform X2, which produces MMYWIVFALFMAAEIVTDIFISWFPFYYEIKMAFVLWLLSPYTKGASLLYRKFVHPSLSRHEKEIDAYIVQAKERSYETVLSFGKRGLNIAASAAVQAATKSQGALAGRLRSFSMQDLRSIPDTPAPAYQDPLYLEDQVPYRRPPIGYQAGGLQDSDTEDECWSDTEAVPQAPARPREKPLIRSQSLRVVKRKPPVREGTSRSLKVRTRKKTVPSDMDS; this is translated from the exons ATGATGTACTGGATTGTTTTTGCACTCTTCATGGCAGCAGAGATCGTTACAGACATTTTTATCTCCTG GTTCCCTTTCTACTATGAGATCAAGATGGCTTTCGTGCTGTGGCTGCTCTCACCCTACACCAAGGGTGCCAGCCTGCTTTACCGCAAGTTTGTCCACCCGTCCCTGTCCCGCCATGAGAAG GAGATCGACGCGTATATCGTGCAGGCCAAGGAGCGCAGCTACGAGACCGTGCTCAGCTTCGGGAAGCGGGGCCTCAACATTGCCGCCTCCGCTGCTGTGCAGGCTGCCACCAAG AGTCAGGGGGCGCTGGCTGGCAGGCTGCGGAGCTTCTCCATGCAGGACCTGCGCTCCATCCCTGACACGCCTGCCCCTGCCTACCAGGACCCCCTCTACCTAGAGGACCAGGTGCCCTACCGGAGGCCACCCATTG GGTACCAGGCCGGGGGCCTGCAGGACAGCGACACCGAGGATGAGTGTTGGTCGGATACTGAGGCAGTCCCCCAGGCGCCAGCCCGGCCCCGAGAGAAGCCCCTAATCCGCAGCCAGAGCCTGCGTGTGGTCAAGAGGAAGCCACCGGTGCGGGAG GGCACCTCCCGCTCCCTGAAGGTTCGGACGAGGAAAAAGACTGTGCCCTCAGACATGGACAGCTAG